From a single Mobula birostris isolate sMobBir1 chromosome 13, sMobBir1.hap1, whole genome shotgun sequence genomic region:
- the LOC140207481 gene encoding uncharacterized protein gives MAHQRVHTGEKPFTCSVCGKRFTDSSSLQRHQRIHTGEKPFTCSVCGKRFNESSNLQSHQRVHTGEKPFTCSVCGKRFTNSSTLQRHQRVHTGEKPFTCSVCGKRLADQSSLQKHQRVHTGEKPFTCSVCGKRFTESSSLQRHQRVHTGEKPFTCSVCGKRFTGSSNLQSHQRVHTGEKPFTCSECGKGFTQSSNLQSHQRVHTGEKPFTCSECGKGFTRLSSLQSHQRVHTGEKPFTCSECGKRFTDSSSLQNHQRVHTGEKPFTCSDCGKRFTQSSHLQSHQRVHTGEKPFTCLECGKGFTQSSRLLAHQSVHSGEWPFTCSDCGKGFTCSSKLMAHQRVHTGEMLFTCSVSEKRFTESSNLVAHQRVHTGEKPFTCSVCGKRFTQSSPLQSHERVHTGERPFTCSVCGKRFTHSSTLQNHQRVHTGEKPFTCLVCGKRFTQLSTLQKHQRVHTGEKPFTCSVCGKRFTQSSNLQSHQRVHTGEKPFTSSECGKGFTQSSKLLAHQSVHNGERPLL, from the coding sequence atggctcaccagcgggttcacactggggagaagccgttcacctgctcagtctgtgggaagagattcactgattcatcctccctacagagacatcagcgaattcacactggggagaagccattcacctgctcagtctgtgggaagagattcaatgagtcatccaacctacagagtcatcagcgagttcacactggggagaagccgttcacctgctcagtctgtgggaagagattcactaattcatccaccctacagagacatcagcgagttcacactggggagaagccgttcacctgctcagtctgtgggaagagattagCTGATCAATCCAGCCTAcagaaacatcagcgagttcacactggggagaagccgttcacctgctcagtctgtggaaagagattcactgagtcatccagcctacagagacatcagcgagtccacactggggagaagccattcacctgctcagtctgtgggaagagattcactgggtcatccaacctacagagtcatcagcgagttcacactggggagaagccattcacctgctcagaatgtgggaagggattcactcagtcatccaacctacagagtcatcagcgagttcacactggggagaagccgttcacctgttcagaatgtgggaagggattcactcggttatccagcctacagagtcatcagcgagttcacactggggagaagccgttcacctgctcagaatgtgggaagagattcactgattcatccagcctacagaatcatcagcgagttcacactggggagaagccgttcacctgctcagactgtgggaagagattcactcagtcatcccacctacagagtcatcagcgagttcacactggggagaagccattcacctgcttagaatgtgggaaaggattcactcagtcatccagactgctggcacaccagtcagttcacagtggggagtggccgttcacctgctcagactgtgggaagggattcacttgctcgtctaagctaatggctcaccagcgagttcacactggagagatgctgttcacctgctcagtctctgagaagagattcactgagtcatccaatctagtggcacatcagcgagttcacaccggggagaagccgttcacctgctcagtctgtgggaagagattcactcagtcgtccCCCCTGCAGAGTCatgagcgagttcacactggggagaggccattcacctgctcagtttgtgggaagagattcactcactcatccaccctacagaatcatcagcgagttcacactggggagaaaccattcacctgcttagtctgtgggaaaagattcactcagttatccaccctacagaaacatcagcgagttcacactggggagaagccgttcacctgctcagtctgcgggaagagattcactcagtcatccaacctacagagtcatcagcgagttcacactggggagaagccattcactagctcagaatgtgggaaaggattcactcagtcatccaaactgctggcacaccagtcagttcacaatggggaacggccattgttatga